Genomic segment of Saprospira sp. CCB-QB6:
GTGGCCGAAGTATTGGGCGAGGTACAATATTTAAAAGAAAAAATGTTGGAAGAAGAATTTATGGCGGTGGTGCAAATCCCCCAAGATTTTGAGGCCGATATTTTACAAAAGCGTCATCCAGAGGTTCGTGTAGATCTCAACATGGTTAATTTGTTGGAAGCCAACCTCGCCAGCAGAAATTTGCAATTGGTTTTGGCCAGTTTAAATGCGGGCTTTGAAATTGAAGGCCTAAAAAAACAAGGGATGTCGCCTCCTCAGGCTGCCGCAGCTTATGAAGCTTTTCAAATTAGTTTTCACAAGTTATATAATAGTAGTGGCAGCTATTTATATTATATGTTGCCTGGTTTGTTGGCGGCCATCCTACAACAAGTGATCTTTTTGGCCATGGCCATTAGTTTTGCTCGAGATTTTGAAGATGGCCATTTTAGTCGCTTGGCCAAGGCTTCTCCTTTTGCAGGCTATAGTTTATTGCTGAAAATTTTGCCCATCGCCATTTTTCTGCCCGTCAATTATGCCTTGATGTATTGGGGCTTCCAATATTTTCAGATCGAATTTTTGATGCCCTTAGATAAATTGCTGCCTTTGGTTTTTTATTTTTCTTTGGCCGCTACTTTTATCGGTTTATTATTTTCGATTGTTTTGCCCAGCCAATTAACGGCCACCGAATTATTGATGGTCATTTCTACTCCCGCCTTTGTTTTGAGTGGATTTAGTTGGCCGCGTTCGGGCATGCCTCCACTTTTGGCCGAGGCCGCCAATTATATTCCCCTAACTCCTTTTATTGAAGGCATTCGAAAATTGAGTTACTATGGCGCAGAGCTTTCGCAAATTGAGCCCGAAATCAAACAGCTACAATTTTTAGCGCTTTCGGCTTTCGTTTTACTTTTTGTAGTGGTACAAATAAAAACCCTTTTGCGCAGAAGAAAACTTAATGCTTTGCCCGAATCCGACTCAAAGTTTCAGGCCGAATCCCTAAAAAACTAGCAATATCGCCTAGGCGCAAGCGCTGAAATAGATCAGGATAACGTTCCAACATAAAATCGTAGCGCTCTTTGGCCGATTTAAATTGCATAGCATGCCAACGCTGAATCATTTCGCCCAGCATTTCAATTGCTAGCAATCGGCCAAAGCGCTCAATTAAATGCAATTCTTCAAAGAGTTGCTCCAAACGCTGATGCGAAATTTCATACAAGCGGGCATCTTCCAACAATTCTATATTATATATAGAAGGCTTTTGCTGGAAAAAACTTTCGCTATTGGTCAAAAATTCGCCTTCCCTAAAAAACCACAAACTAACATCACTACCCGAATCGCCATAATAAAAACTGCGGGCCAAGCCCTCTTCAATAAAAAAAAGCGAGCGACAAACCTTGCCCATCGGAAGAAGTAATTCTCCTTTGGGCAATTTTTTTTCTACAAACTCTTCTTTGAGTCGCGCCAAATCACTTGCTGGAAAATCTACTCTAGCTTTTAGCGCAGCTTCTAATCGCTTCATTTTTTCTGTTTTTGCGAAGATAAGTTTTTTGAGGATTATTTTTTTGGCGTTACTCCTTTCCGTCGTCGAACTGTGCCCTAAAGGGCTTGTTGTCGCTGCTGGCTGCTGTTTTGGGGCCTCCCGCCTTCGGCGGGCGCTACGTTCCGCAGCTCGCTATTCGCTCGGCCCTGCGCAAAAAAACAAGTTTTTTGCTTGGTCTGGCCTGACGGCCACTGCTGCACATCGCTAGGCCGCTCATCTGTCTTTTTTTCTCTAGACTTTTTTCTTCGGCGGTTAAAATTCCCTTTCAAATAGCGGCTCTCAATTAGCAATTGGGTTAAAAACAGCAGAATTTTTTCTTCGGCAAAAAAACTGCGGTGGTCTGTAGGTTGAAACCTACAGCCAGACAAAAAAAGGCATTGCATTTAAAATGGAGGCTTAAAAGCCTCCATAAAAAAACAAGGAGGAAAATTTCTCTTGGGAAAAAAGCCGACTTAAATCTGATGAATAATTTTAGGCTGAAAAAAACTAATTGGCCCTGTAGGTTGAAACCTACAGCAACTAGCATAAAACAGCACAAAAAAAGTAGCCGAGGA
This window contains:
- a CDS encoding Crp/Fnr family transcriptional regulator translates to MKRLEAALKARVDFPASDLARLKEEFVEKKLPKGELLLPMGKVCRSLFFIEEGLARSFYYGDSGSDVSLWFFREGEFLTNSESFFQQKPSIYNIELLEDARLYEISHQRLEQLFEELHLIERFGRLLAIEMLGEMIQRWHAMQFKSAKERYDFMLERYPDLFQRLRLGDIASFLGIRPETLSRIRAKH
- a CDS encoding ABC transporter permease — its product is MKEFFQLLGLEFKRFLSNRVIVAIFFMAPVFYGLLFQAVYRKAQLQDLPILVVDADQTPSSALLIDALSDNPSLKVAEVLGEVQYLKEKMLEEEFMAVVQIPQDFEADILQKRHPEVRVDLNMVNLLEANLASRNLQLVLASLNAGFEIEGLKKQGMSPPQAAAAYEAFQISFHKLYNSSGSYLYYMLPGLLAAILQQVIFLAMAISFARDFEDGHFSRLAKASPFAGYSLLLKILPIAIFLPVNYALMYWGFQYFQIEFLMPLDKLLPLVFYFSLAATFIGLLFSIVLPSQLTATELLMVISTPAFVLSGFSWPRSGMPPLLAEAANYIPLTPFIEGIRKLSYYGAELSQIEPEIKQLQFLALSAFVLLFVVVQIKTLLRRRKLNALPESDSKFQAESLKN